From Planococcus halocryophilus, the proteins below share one genomic window:
- a CDS encoding DUF2804 domain-containing protein, whose amino-acid sequence MQHVERELTEVVKLCDAKGQLNPNAIGYAKQPLVESNLRGNFMRKKKWNYWCVFGDEILFSATISHLDYATVCFVYFLNYETQRFHEKTIVLPFTRHLKLSENVLDPCYFRSDTMTIESVYSQDATHLTVSVKEFDGEDLEAILVISHPKDYESLNVVVPWNRQTFQFSGKHTSLPVSGMVKIGNQRFEFEKVDSFAVLDYGRGVLPRESHWNWAMASQRSLGKVIGLNLGGKWTDGTGMTENAFFVNGKMTKIHEDVLFHYDPENYKNPWLIHSKFSDDVRLTFSPFFERTSKNDIRLIKSEIHQLFGYYNGYVRYPDGKKLKITQLLGSIDDYYAKW is encoded by the coding sequence ATGCAACATGTTGAACGAGAGCTTACTGAAGTCGTAAAACTTTGTGATGCAAAAGGCCAATTAAATCCAAATGCTATTGGATATGCAAAGCAGCCATTGGTGGAAAGCAATTTGCGTGGAAACTTTATGCGTAAAAAGAAGTGGAATTATTGGTGTGTATTTGGAGATGAAATTTTATTTTCTGCAACCATTTCCCACTTGGATTATGCGACTGTCTGTTTTGTTTATTTTTTAAATTATGAGACGCAACGTTTTCATGAAAAAACTATTGTGCTTCCCTTTACAAGACATTTGAAACTATCCGAAAACGTATTGGATCCTTGTTACTTCCGAAGCGATACGATGACAATCGAATCTGTATATAGTCAAGATGCCACACATTTAACTGTCAGTGTAAAAGAATTTGATGGTGAGGATTTAGAAGCCATTCTGGTTATTTCACACCCTAAAGATTACGAGTCTTTAAATGTCGTTGTTCCTTGGAATCGCCAAACCTTTCAATTTTCTGGTAAGCATACATCCCTTCCAGTTAGCGGCATGGTAAAAATCGGCAATCAACGTTTTGAATTTGAAAAAGTCGATAGCTTTGCCGTATTAGATTATGGACGAGGCGTTTTGCCACGAGAATCTCATTGGAATTGGGCTATGGCTTCGCAGCGTTCGCTCGGAAAAGTCATTGGTTTAAATTTAGGTGGAAAATGGACCGATGGCACCGGCATGACAGAAAATGCTTTTTTTGTTAATGGTAAAATGACTAAGATTCATGAAGATGTTCTATTTCATTATGACCCAGAAAATTATAAAAACCCGTGGCTAATTCATAGTAAATTCTCTGATGATGTCAGACTGACCTTCTCTCCATTTTTTGAGCGTACATCAAAAAATGATATACGCCTCATCAAATCAGAAATCCATCAATTATTCGGCTACTATAATGGCTATGTTCGTTATCCTGATGGTAAAAAGCTAAAAATCACACAGCTTCTTGGTTCTATCGATGATTATTATGCGAAATGGTAA
- a CDS encoding glycerophosphodiester phosphodiesterase — protein MKIFAHRGCSGSYPENTLAAFRAAAELPITGVEIDVHLTKDGGIVVIHDEKVNRTTNGKGYVKELTLKELKQLDCGSWYSEEWSEEKIPTLDEVFDVFENTNHRLNIEIKSDVFPYDGLADKVIDLAAKRGFRNRILLSSFNHEDIQSVVQGKQVESAILTFEVLVDVYDYARVIGTKRIHVSLPSAFRKMTTDALRKGAIVYVYTVNDVNYAEELQRIGVHGIFTDYPEKMLAHFA, from the coding sequence GTGAAAATTTTTGCTCATAGAGGTTGCTCGGGGTCATACCCTGAAAATACACTAGCAGCCTTTCGTGCAGCGGCTGAATTGCCAATTACGGGTGTGGAAATTGATGTTCACTTAACAAAAGATGGTGGAATTGTCGTGATACACGATGAAAAAGTCAATCGGACAACCAATGGCAAGGGCTATGTAAAAGAATTAACATTAAAAGAATTAAAACAACTAGATTGCGGTTCCTGGTATTCTGAAGAATGGAGCGAGGAAAAGATTCCTACGCTAGATGAAGTATTCGATGTATTTGAGAACACCAACCATCGTTTAAACATCGAAATAAAATCAGATGTCTTTCCGTACGACGGCTTGGCTGATAAGGTAATCGACTTGGCTGCAAAGCGCGGGTTTAGAAATCGAATCTTACTGTCCTCTTTTAATCACGAAGATATTCAATCTGTTGTACAAGGCAAACAAGTGGAAAGTGCTATTTTAACCTTTGAAGTGCTAGTAGATGTCTATGATTATGCACGCGTCATTGGGACAAAGCGAATTCATGTTTCTTTGCCATCAGCTTTTAGAAAAATGACAACTGACGCTTTGCGAAAAGGCGCCATTGTTTATGTTTACACAGTCAATGACGTTAATTATGCAGAAGAACTACAACGAATTGGTGTTCATGGCATCTTTACAGATTATCCAGAAAAAATGCTGGCACATTTCGCATAG
- the kynA gene encoding tryptophan 2,3-dioxygenase, which translates to MNNYENGQNIAAATEKNIRTDFKESMTYGDYLHLDKLLTAQDGVSGHHDETLFIIIHQVSELWMKLILHELQSAIDHIEKDDLQPAFKQLARVSRIQSQIIQGWDVLSTLTPAEYMEFRDDLGNASGFQSYQYRMIEFALGYKTKHVLKIYEKDEPLHAELEKAFNAPGLYDAAIQKLARSGFTIDKDVLERDVSMVYESNESVREAWKTVYRDVDKYWELYQLAEKLVDIEDWLQQWRFRHMKTVERIIGFKQGTGGSSGVNYLKKVLDQYFFPELWEIRTDI; encoded by the coding sequence ATGAACAACTACGAAAATGGTCAAAATATCGCTGCAGCAACAGAAAAAAACATTCGTACTGATTTTAAAGAAAGCATGACATATGGTGATTATCTTCATCTAGATAAGCTATTAACTGCACAGGACGGTGTTAGCGGACATCACGATGAAACTTTATTCATCATCATTCATCAAGTATCAGAACTATGGATGAAGTTGATTTTGCATGAGCTGCAATCGGCAATCGATCACATTGAAAAAGACGATCTTCAGCCTGCGTTCAAGCAATTGGCAAGAGTATCGCGCATTCAGTCACAAATTATTCAAGGCTGGGATGTCTTATCGACATTAACACCTGCAGAGTATATGGAGTTCCGTGATGATTTAGGCAATGCTAGTGGATTCCAATCTTATCAATACCGAATGATTGAATTTGCACTTGGTTACAAAACAAAACATGTGTTGAAAATTTATGAAAAAGATGAACCGCTTCACGCAGAATTGGAGAAAGCATTTAATGCACCTGGTCTGTATGACGCAGCGATTCAAAAACTGGCGAGAAGTGGATTTACTATTGATAAAGACGTTTTAGAGCGAGACGTTAGCATGGTTTATGAATCCAATGAAAGTGTCCGTGAAGCTTGGAAAACCGTTTACCGCGATGTAGATAAGTATTGGGAACTATATCAGCTAGCTGAAAAGCTAGTTGACATTGAAGATTGGCTTCAGCAATGGCGTTTCCGTCACATGAAAACAGTAGAGCGTATTATCGGATTCAAGCAAGGAACTGGTGGCTCATCAGGCGTAAATTATTTGAAAAAGGTTTTGGATCAATACTTCTTCCCGGAACTGTGGGAAATAAGAACGGATATTTAG
- a CDS encoding GNAT family N-acetyltransferase, with product MDLSLSISSFPIDEQTANDMTELLVGLSAEARTVLHPTLWRGADSRGFAVLAYTEQDELIGFASAADMVGLHHYEWSLYVHPDYRRLALGTALADGISHGLAQRQAESELVAFVNDVEISGFMESLAYDLDFHEILLSAEPLSKSELPNDLTIAPFAGQAEELTELLTSAFDDTILPILEHNMIDPEREIWLLQKDQQLFATATLVEEEKVLWITAFAVHPDHQGKGYGKQLLKWCRELAHERTLNSVYLDVETDNQALHVYEKSGFVRMQTVSYWKSKTD from the coding sequence ATGGATTTATCTTTATCAATCAGTTCATTTCCAATAGATGAGCAAACAGCTAACGATATGACAGAATTGCTAGTGGGGCTATCCGCTGAAGCTAGAACAGTGCTTCATCCGACTCTTTGGAGAGGAGCGGATTCAAGAGGATTTGCGGTACTTGCTTATACAGAACAAGATGAATTAATCGGTTTTGCATCAGCGGCAGATATGGTGGGATTGCATCATTATGAATGGTCGCTCTATGTCCATCCAGATTACAGACGGCTGGCACTTGGCACGGCTTTAGCAGATGGCATTTCGCATGGCTTAGCGCAACGTCAGGCAGAAAGTGAATTAGTAGCGTTTGTTAATGATGTTGAAATTTCAGGTTTCATGGAGAGTTTAGCGTATGATCTTGATTTTCATGAAATTCTTCTGTCAGCAGAACCGTTATCAAAAAGCGAACTGCCGAATGATTTAACAATCGCACCTTTCGCAGGACAAGCTGAAGAATTAACTGAGCTATTAACATCCGCATTTGATGACACGATTTTACCGATTTTAGAACACAATATGATAGACCCCGAAAGAGAAATATGGCTGCTTCAAAAAGATCAACAACTGTTTGCGACGGCCACACTCGTTGAAGAAGAGAAAGTCTTATGGATTACCGCATTTGCAGTTCATCCGGATCATCAAGGCAAAGGGTATGGCAAACAACTACTGAAATGGTGCCGAGAATTGGCACATGAACGAACACTAAATTCGGTGTATCTTGATGTTGAAACAGATAACCAAGCATTGCACGTATACGAGAAATCTGGATTTGTCCGAATGCAAACCGTTTCTTATTGGAAGTCTAAAACGGATTGA
- a CDS encoding ABC transporter ATP-binding protein — MFDAIRRPFGHEPILTKEDLTKKKDKKDERAQNWKSTLIKIWKLVDEQRFLLIVVLALVFVSSAMALLGPYLIGFIIDEYIVPQSFNGMGVVVLWLIVVYIGHSASLYLQNFWMVGIAQQVIYRLRTRLFSHLQRLPVTFFDKRQHGELMSRMTNDIENVSSTLNTSFIQVFSSILTLTGTAIVMLTLSPLLTLLTLIIIPLMYVSIQWITKRTSRLYKEQQKAIGELNGMIEETISGQKIVKAFSQEPRVMEEFREKSENLRQAGFWAWTYAGFIPKVMNFLNNGSFAVVAGVGGILALNGSVSIGVIVIFTEYSRQFTRPLNDLANQFNTVLSAIAGAERVFAIMDETEEKDDQVLNVEKELKGEVVFDQVSFKYEGAEEDWTIHDVSFTVGIGQTTALVGATGAGKTTIMQLLARFYDANRGEIRLDGLPIASMPRETLRKQIAFVLQDPFLFEATVSENIRYGKLDATDEEVMEAAKGANAHEFIEKLPNGYDTILTGDGSMISQGQKQLLSIARALIADPVILLLDEATSSIDTVTELKIQEALEHLMAGRTSFVIAHRLNTIRKADLVLVMEMGKLVESGTQQQLLDEKGIYATMLAEAKL; from the coding sequence ATGTTTGATGCCATACGCCGACCATTTGGCCATGAACCCATTTTGACTAAGGAAGATTTAACAAAAAAGAAAGATAAAAAAGATGAACGTGCGCAAAATTGGAAATCAACACTGATCAAAATTTGGAAATTAGTCGATGAGCAACGATTTTTATTGATTGTCGTTTTGGCACTCGTATTTGTCAGCTCCGCAATGGCATTGCTTGGACCGTATTTAATCGGTTTTATCATTGATGAGTATATTGTTCCGCAAAGCTTTAATGGTATGGGAGTAGTCGTCCTCTGGCTAATAGTCGTCTATATTGGCCATTCTGCATCTTTGTATTTGCAAAATTTTTGGATGGTTGGGATTGCCCAGCAAGTGATTTACCGTTTACGGACAAGGCTCTTTTCACATCTTCAACGTTTGCCTGTCACATTTTTCGATAAGCGGCAGCACGGTGAGTTGATGAGTCGCATGACCAATGATATTGAAAACGTCTCTTCTACATTGAACACATCTTTTATTCAAGTATTTTCAAGCATATTAACTTTAACGGGTACGGCGATCGTCATGTTGACACTGAGTCCGTTGTTGACGTTATTAACCTTAATTATCATCCCACTTATGTACGTATCCATCCAATGGATTACAAAACGTACGAGTAGATTGTATAAAGAACAGCAAAAAGCCATTGGTGAATTGAATGGCATGATTGAAGAAACCATTTCTGGCCAAAAAATTGTGAAAGCTTTTTCGCAAGAACCGCGAGTAATGGAAGAGTTTCGCGAAAAAAGTGAAAACCTTCGACAGGCTGGATTTTGGGCATGGACTTATGCTGGTTTTATACCAAAAGTCATGAACTTTCTAAATAACGGCAGTTTTGCGGTTGTCGCGGGTGTCGGTGGAATTCTCGCTTTGAATGGTTCGGTGTCCATTGGTGTTATCGTTATTTTCACTGAGTATTCACGCCAATTTACACGTCCTCTAAATGATTTAGCGAACCAGTTTAATACGGTGTTGTCAGCCATTGCAGGGGCGGAACGCGTTTTTGCCATCATGGATGAAACGGAAGAAAAAGATGATCAAGTGTTGAATGTTGAAAAAGAACTGAAAGGTGAAGTGGTTTTCGACCAAGTTTCATTTAAATACGAAGGGGCAGAAGAAGACTGGACCATTCACGATGTTAGTTTTACAGTCGGAATTGGTCAAACAACAGCATTAGTTGGAGCGACTGGGGCAGGGAAAACGACCATCATGCAATTATTGGCACGTTTTTATGACGCCAATAGAGGGGAGATTCGGTTGGATGGTTTGCCGATTGCTTCGATGCCACGTGAAACATTGCGTAAACAAATTGCTTTTGTGCTACAAGATCCATTCTTGTTCGAAGCGACAGTTAGTGAAAATATTCGTTACGGTAAACTAGATGCAACAGACGAAGAAGTAATGGAAGCTGCAAAAGGTGCTAACGCACATGAATTTATCGAAAAGCTACCGAATGGCTACGATACGATTTTAACTGGTGATGGCTCGATGATCAGTCAAGGTCAGAAGCAGCTGCTATCTATTGCGCGCGCGCTTATTGCAGATCCGGTTATTCTATTGCTAGACGAAGCGACTAGTAGCATCGATACAGTTACAGAGCTGAAAATCCAAGAAGCATTAGAGCATCTTATGGCAGGGCGGACAAGTTTCGTCATTGCGCATCGACTGAATACCATCCGGAAAGCTGATTTGGTGCTCGTGATGGAAATGGGGAAATTAGTAGAGTCTGGTACACAGCAACAATTACTAGATGAAAAAGGAATTTACGCTACTATGCTAGCTGAAGCTAAATTATAA
- a CDS encoding ABC transporter ATP-binding protein yields MKTVFSYAKPYKFYIVIALILMLLELTVELMQPLVIASIIDKGIVARDQDVIIQLGIVLMALSVIAFISGIVNSYFAAHASQNFSFDLRQAVYGKIQSFSLAMFNKFPASGLITRLTSDVTLVQQVLYMGLRIMLRAPLLVVGSMIMAFVVNPKLALYLVIVFPFLLAFLYIMVKKGVTYFGFVQKRLDRVNRIVQENLQAVRLIKAYLRGKYEANRFSEVAGDLKVDTVKAFRIMEIILPILLFGMNVSLLAVLWFGAFEIRAGGAQIGELVAIVNYAMRITGAFSMFSFIIMIFARAKASSERLEEVLLADDGHEQEDVGEKEAIQLGEVRFDKVSFTYPGTDKPVLKNISFELKPNEKLAIMGATGSGKSTLLQLLPRFYDATKGTVSLHGRDVNEWSMRELRKTIGIVPQQSLLFTGTISNNLSWGKDEVVQDELADAAIKAQIHETVERFPKGYYTRVGQKGVNLSGGQKQRLSIARALVRNPSILILDDSTSALDVKTEGALWEELEQEHATMLVVTQKIRTAMRADRILLLEEGQISAYGTHEQLVHNSELYRQIAMSQQEEEVDEYV; encoded by the coding sequence ATGAAAACAGTTTTCTCTTATGCAAAACCATATAAATTTTATATTGTGATTGCACTTATTTTAATGCTGTTAGAGCTAACGGTAGAGTTAATGCAACCGTTAGTTATTGCCAGCATTATTGACAAAGGAATTGTCGCAAGAGATCAAGACGTCATCATCCAATTAGGGATTGTCCTTATGGCTCTGTCGGTAATTGCTTTTATTTCAGGAATCGTCAATTCCTATTTTGCAGCTCACGCATCTCAAAATTTTTCATTTGATTTGCGGCAAGCGGTTTATGGTAAAATCCAGTCTTTTTCATTGGCGATGTTCAATAAGTTTCCGGCGTCCGGACTTATTACAAGGCTAACAAGTGATGTGACATTGGTTCAACAAGTGTTGTACATGGGCTTACGAATTATGTTGCGGGCACCACTACTGGTTGTGGGAAGTATGATTATGGCATTTGTAGTCAATCCGAAATTGGCTTTATATTTAGTGATTGTCTTTCCATTTTTGCTGGCATTTTTGTATATCATGGTTAAAAAAGGCGTGACGTATTTTGGCTTTGTTCAAAAAAGACTCGATCGCGTCAACCGAATTGTCCAAGAAAACCTTCAAGCAGTACGCTTGATCAAAGCATATTTGCGCGGGAAATACGAAGCTAACCGTTTTTCTGAAGTCGCTGGAGACTTAAAAGTGGATACTGTTAAAGCATTTCGGATTATGGAAATTATTTTGCCGATTTTATTATTTGGAATGAACGTTTCGTTGCTCGCTGTTTTGTGGTTTGGTGCTTTTGAAATTCGAGCAGGGGGAGCCCAAATTGGTGAATTGGTCGCAATCGTCAACTACGCGATGCGTATAACCGGTGCGTTCTCTATGTTTTCATTTATCATCATGATTTTTGCACGAGCGAAAGCATCTTCTGAACGACTAGAAGAAGTGCTACTTGCAGATGATGGGCATGAACAAGAAGACGTTGGAGAAAAAGAGGCTATTCAATTAGGAGAAGTTCGTTTTGACAAAGTGTCCTTTACGTATCCTGGTACAGATAAACCGGTATTAAAAAACATTTCCTTCGAATTAAAACCAAATGAAAAACTAGCAATTATGGGAGCGACAGGATCTGGAAAATCGACTTTACTGCAATTGCTGCCACGTTTTTATGATGCAACAAAAGGTACCGTTTCTTTACATGGTCGTGATGTGAACGAATGGTCAATGCGTGAACTGCGGAAAACGATTGGTATTGTTCCTCAACAATCGCTTCTTTTCACAGGAACGATTTCCAATAACCTTTCTTGGGGGAAAGATGAAGTCGTCCAAGACGAGCTGGCAGATGCTGCGATTAAAGCGCAAATTCATGAAACTGTTGAGCGTTTTCCGAAAGGATATTACACTCGTGTTGGTCAAAAAGGTGTGAATTTATCAGGAGGGCAAAAGCAACGCTTATCCATCGCACGAGCTCTAGTCCGTAATCCATCGATTTTGATTTTAGACGATAGCACTAGTGCATTAGATGTTAAAACCGAAGGCGCATTGTGGGAAGAACTTGAACAAGAACATGCGACAATGCTCGTGGTTACGCAAAAAATTAGAACAGCAATGAGAGCCGATCGAATATTGTTGCTAGAAGAAGGTCAGATTTCTGCTTATGGTACGCACGAACAGCTGGTACATAACTCGGAACTGTATCGTCAAATTGCAATGTCTCAACAGGAAGAGGAGGTTGATGAATATGTTTGA
- a CDS encoding DMT family transporter, with amino-acid sequence MDRLKGVSMILVGAIMWGATGPLMEWVMSNYVVSVPFIITLRLTVAGAFLLLFLKLKGVRITAIFRNKFWIRPLLIFSLFGMLGAQYSFVAAIEASNAVVATLMQFLAPVYIIVFVSITHKKLPPLYQVVGMLGTLAGLFLLLTNGKPDQLIISAEALFWGVLVGLAFTFYTLYPARLMQEWGVLLIVAWSMLFGGIFIGLINPSTFINEFAILAIPAVSGSILGIIIFGTAAFVLFLSSMRFITPVETSILSSFEPLTAMVISMFWFGQILSPVQLVGALAMLVFVGWLSLAGNPKKKKKGSKVPQVIN; translated from the coding sequence ATGGACCGTCTAAAAGGAGTTTCTATGATATTGGTGGGGGCTATCATGTGGGGAGCCACGGGACCTTTAATGGAGTGGGTAATGAGCAATTACGTTGTTTCGGTACCATTTATCATAACGTTGCGTCTAACGGTGGCAGGAGCTTTCTTACTTTTGTTCTTAAAGTTGAAAGGTGTCCGTATTACAGCTATTTTCCGCAATAAATTTTGGATTCGACCATTGCTAATTTTTTCTTTGTTTGGCATGTTGGGTGCCCAATACAGCTTTGTTGCAGCGATTGAAGCAAGTAATGCTGTAGTCGCCACATTAATGCAATTTCTAGCGCCGGTCTACATTATTGTCTTTGTTTCCATAACGCATAAGAAATTACCACCTCTCTACCAAGTTGTTGGGATGTTAGGAACGTTAGCCGGTTTATTTTTACTACTGACGAATGGAAAACCAGATCAATTGATTATTAGTGCAGAAGCTTTATTTTGGGGAGTTCTGGTGGGGCTAGCTTTTACTTTTTATACGTTATATCCTGCGCGTCTTATGCAGGAGTGGGGCGTATTACTAATTGTTGCATGGTCTATGCTTTTTGGCGGAATTTTCATAGGGTTGATAAATCCATCCACATTCATTAATGAATTCGCGATTTTAGCAATACCTGCAGTAAGTGGTTCGATCTTAGGAATTATTATTTTTGGCACTGCCGCATTTGTCTTATTTCTTAGTAGTATGCGCTTTATTACACCCGTGGAGACAAGTATTTTGTCCTCTTTTGAACCATTGACGGCAATGGTCATCTCCATGTTTTGGTTTGGCCAAATCCTGTCTCCAGTTCAATTAGTGGGTGCACTGGCAATGTTAGTATTTGTCGGGTGGCTGTCCCTTGCTGGAAATCCAAAAAAGAAGAAAAAGGGAAGTAAAGTGCCTCAAGTTATCAACTAA
- a CDS encoding copper resistance D family protein, whose product MIFFTAFADVLLYIAFSYLAGFVVLQFIPENRKPLLSSSKVLLLISTASIVLLSFVPVYELAMFLQSSQSPIEAYQTAITEFRIGQGWMITLLLSVILAIAIYLNGNRYIQALYVLLLILTVGFYSHISTLDLWIGFALHSSHILFMSIWTGVLLHVAWFAKNGANWRPFLTWFTPLAVICVAGVIASGIVIMFFFVAPSDYANSWVLPYGQLLLLKHISIIPVLLAAMINGFLNKQKEFQQNWLKVESLLLLLVFAFTAIMSKQAPPHDVNDTLRIEGGGWLVEKLSGPLYIPIAAKLDLTLNGSLLITLSFLCLIVMLVAYFKKANAWLSLIFSIGFICCFYIGVMMNLSF is encoded by the coding sequence ATGATTTTCTTTACGGCATTTGCAGACGTTCTTTTATATATCGCTTTTTCTTATTTAGCAGGCTTTGTTGTATTGCAATTTATACCGGAAAATCGAAAACCATTGTTATCTAGCTCTAAAGTTTTGCTGTTAATTAGCACTGCTAGTATTGTCTTATTATCATTTGTTCCTGTTTATGAATTGGCTATGTTTTTACAAAGTAGCCAAAGCCCAATCGAAGCTTATCAAACGGCGATTACGGAATTTCGTATAGGACAAGGGTGGATGATTACCTTACTGCTTAGCGTTATTTTAGCAATCGCAATTTACTTGAACGGAAATCGATACATACAAGCATTATATGTTTTATTGCTTATTTTAACTGTCGGATTTTATAGTCACATTTCGACTCTTGATCTATGGATTGGTTTTGCTCTTCATTCGAGTCATATACTTTTCATGTCGATTTGGACAGGCGTATTGCTTCATGTCGCATGGTTTGCAAAAAATGGAGCCAATTGGCGTCCTTTTTTAACATGGTTTACCCCACTGGCTGTAATCTGTGTTGCAGGTGTAATTGCTAGCGGGATTGTCATTATGTTTTTTTTCGTAGCGCCTTCAGATTATGCGAATTCATGGGTCTTGCCTTATGGTCAGTTGCTGTTGTTAAAGCACATCAGCATTATTCCAGTTCTTTTGGCGGCGATGATTAACGGATTTCTTAATAAGCAAAAAGAATTTCAACAAAATTGGTTGAAAGTTGAAAGTTTGCTGTTACTTCTTGTTTTTGCTTTTACTGCCATTATGAGCAAACAAGCACCACCTCATGACGTGAATGATACACTGCGGATTGAAGGTGGTGGCTGGCTTGTTGAAAAGTTATCGGGACCTCTTTATATTCCTATTGCGGCTAAACTGGATTTAACGTTAAATGGTTCTTTGTTAATAACTCTCAGTTTCTTATGTTTAATCGTCATGCTAGTAGCTTATTTCAAAAAAGCAAATGCTTGGCTTTCTCTCATTTTCAGTATTGGCTTTATTTGTTGCTTTTATATAGGGGTAATGATGAATTTATCTTTTTAA
- a CDS encoding copper resistance CopC family protein produces the protein MYKKLLLLLFLMFIFPFPAQAHTTLLSSTPIEGQNVTEVLTEVELVFVTKIEEGSTMSIEGEVDSFEFDDIEIKNNVMTGNFSETLPNGSYRILWNIIGEDGHPIEGNIAFGMSIEVEEKEASITSSVVDGTASATEKKLAEVQTEKHNNIPVTILLVLAAVLMGYSIYKLLVKKK, from the coding sequence ATGTATAAAAAATTATTATTATTATTATTTTTAATGTTCATTTTTCCTTTTCCGGCTCAAGCCCATACAACTTTACTTTCTTCAACACCTATTGAAGGCCAAAATGTAACAGAAGTGTTAACGGAAGTAGAGTTGGTTTTTGTTACGAAAATCGAAGAAGGTAGCACAATGAGTATTGAAGGAGAAGTGGACTCTTTCGAATTTGATGATATTGAGATAAAAAATAATGTGATGACTGGGAACTTTAGTGAAACCTTACCAAACGGATCTTATCGTATTTTATGGAATATTATTGGGGAAGACGGACATCCGATTGAAGGTAATATTGCATTCGGTATGTCGATTGAAGTTGAAGAAAAAGAAGCTTCAATTACATCTTCCGTTGTAGATGGAACAGCGAGTGCGACTGAGAAGAAATTAGCAGAAGTTCAAACTGAAAAACATAATAATATACCAGTCACAATTTTGTTGGTACTCGCTGCTGTTTTAATGGGTTACAGCATTTATAAACTTTTGGTGAAGAAGAAATGA